The following are from one region of the Phormidium sp. PBR-2020 genome:
- the psbC gene encoding photosystem II reaction center protein CP43 has translation MISGGRDQQSSGFAWWSGNARLIDLSGKLLGAHVAHAGLIVFWAGAMTLFEVAHFVPEKPMYEQGLILLPHLGTLGWGVGPGGEVIDTFPYFVVGVLHLISSAVLGLGGIYHAVRGPERLEEYSSFFGYDWKDKNQMTNIIGFHLILLGGGALLLVAKAMFFGGVYDTWAPGGGDVRVINNPTLDPSVIFGYLVRNPFGGVGSIIGVDNMEDIIGGHIWVGLICIAGGVWHILTKPFGWARRAFIWSGEAYLSYSVGALSLMAFIASAYVWFNNTAYPSEFYGPTNAEASQAQSFVFLARDQKLGANIGSAQGPTGLGKYLMRSPTGEIIFGGETMRFWDFRGPWLEPLRGPNGLDLNKLKNDIQPWQLRRAAEYMTHAPNGSINSVGGIITEPNSGFNYVNPRAWLAASHFILAFFFLVGHLWHAGRARAAAGGFESGLERETEPVLNMNPLD, from the coding sequence ATGATCAGTGGCGGACGTGACCAACAATCATCAGGATTCGCCTGGTGGTCTGGGAACGCTCGCCTCATCGACCTGTCGGGTAAATTACTCGGCGCTCACGTTGCCCATGCTGGCTTGATTGTCTTCTGGGCCGGTGCGATGACCTTATTTGAGGTCGCTCACTTTGTTCCCGAAAAACCCATGTACGAGCAAGGTCTCATCTTGCTCCCTCACCTGGGAACCCTTGGCTGGGGCGTTGGCCCCGGTGGTGAAGTGATTGATACCTTCCCTTACTTTGTGGTGGGTGTGCTTCACCTGATTTCTTCTGCCGTTCTCGGACTGGGTGGTATTTACCACGCTGTTCGCGGTCCTGAACGTCTGGAAGAATACTCCTCCTTCTTCGGCTATGACTGGAAGGACAAAAACCAAATGACCAACATCATTGGTTTCCACCTGATCCTCCTTGGAGGTGGTGCGCTGCTGTTGGTTGCTAAAGCCATGTTCTTTGGTGGTGTTTATGACACCTGGGCCCCCGGTGGCGGTGACGTCCGCGTGATCAATAACCCCACCCTGGACCCCTCGGTTATCTTTGGCTATCTCGTGAGAAACCCCTTTGGTGGCGTTGGGTCCATCATTGGTGTGGACAACATGGAAGATATCATCGGTGGCCACATCTGGGTTGGCTTAATCTGCATCGCTGGTGGTGTCTGGCATATTCTCACCAAACCCTTTGGCTGGGCCCGTCGTGCCTTCATCTGGTCTGGTGAAGCTTATCTTTCCTACAGTGTGGGTGCGCTGTCTCTGATGGCGTTCATCGCTTCGGCTTACGTGTGGTTCAACAACACCGCTTATCCGAGCGAGTTCTATGGTCCCACCAATGCTGAAGCCTCTCAGGCTCAATCCTTTGTCTTCCTGGCTCGTGACCAAAAACTCGGTGCCAACATTGGTTCTGCTCAAGGCCCCACGGGTCTGGGTAAATACCTGATGCGCTCTCCGACCGGTGAAATCATCTTCGGTGGTGAAACCATGCGCTTCTGGGACTTCCGTGGCCCCTGGCTGGAGCCTCTGCGTGGTCCGAATGGTCTCGACCTCAACAAACTCAAAAATGATATTCAGCCTTGGCAACTTCGCCGCGCGGCTGAGTACATGACTCACGCTCCCAACGGTTCTATCAACTCTGTGGGTGGAATTATTACCGAGCCGAACTCTGGGTTTAACTACGTTAACCCCCGTGCTTGGTTGGCAGCGTCTCACTTCATTCTCGCCTTCTTCTTCCTGGTGGGTCACTTGTGGCACGCTGGACGCGCTCGCGCAGCTGCGGGTGGATTTGAATCGGGTCTTGAGCGTGAAACTGAAC